A stretch of the Halomonas sp. CH40 genome encodes the following:
- the glcE gene encoding glycolate oxidase subunit GlcE: MTETATLNADQDIADSLCAQVKQAYAERSPLRIVGGNTRGFYGLPVDGEPLEMAGHTGIVSYDPIELVVTVRAGTRISDLEDALAEHNQILAFEPPRFGSASTIGGAVATGLSGPRRPWAGAARDFVLGARVISQEGKLLRFGGEVMKNVAGYDMSRLMVGAQGTLGVLADISFKVLPKPTASHSLKLSMPLDDALKKLAKLGRQPLPITAAAWHAGELFLRLEGGKSSVSATREQLGGEEISEDLWRELRDLEHAFFTQNNDKALWRLSLPPNTPALALDIAESDIFYDWAGSQRFIKTSLDADTLRDVCQQAGGHATCYTPAVYGGAQAPFTPLNPVVEKYHRQLKAQLDSQGIFNPGRLYAAF, from the coding sequence ATGACTGAGACCGCCACGCTGAACGCTGATCAAGACATTGCTGATTCTCTTTGCGCCCAGGTCAAACAGGCCTACGCCGAACGCTCACCGCTGCGTATTGTTGGCGGTAATACCCGGGGCTTCTACGGTCTTCCGGTTGACGGCGAACCGCTGGAAATGGCTGGACACACCGGCATTGTCTCCTACGACCCCATCGAGCTGGTGGTTACCGTGCGTGCTGGCACTCGTATCAGCGACCTTGAAGACGCTCTTGCCGAGCATAACCAGATACTGGCCTTTGAACCGCCGCGCTTTGGCAGCGCCAGCACCATTGGTGGCGCGGTGGCCACCGGGCTTTCCGGGCCACGCCGCCCCTGGGCTGGCGCCGCCCGCGATTTCGTGCTGGGCGCACGGGTCATCAGCCAGGAAGGCAAGCTGTTGCGCTTTGGTGGCGAGGTCATGAAAAACGTGGCCGGATACGATATGTCGCGCCTGATGGTGGGTGCCCAAGGCACTCTGGGTGTGCTGGCAGATATTTCCTTCAAGGTGCTGCCCAAACCCACTGCAAGCCACAGCCTGAAGCTCTCCATGCCCTTGGATGATGCGCTCAAAAAACTGGCCAAGCTGGGCCGCCAGCCGCTGCCAATCACCGCTGCTGCCTGGCACGCCGGTGAGCTGTTTCTGCGCCTGGAAGGCGGCAAAAGCTCCGTAAGCGCTACCCGTGAACAACTGGGCGGCGAGGAAATCAGTGAGGATCTGTGGCGAGAGCTGCGCGATCTGGAGCACGCTTTTTTCACCCAGAATAACGACAAGGCACTATGGCGGCTGTCGTTGCCCCCCAACACCCCAGCCCTGGCGCTGGATATTGCCGAGAGCGATATTTTCTATGACTGGGCGGGCAGCCAGCGTTTTATCAAGACATCGCTTGACGCCGACACCCTCCGCGACGTCTGCCAACAGGCAGGCGGCCATGCCACCTGTTACACGCCTGCTGTCTATGGCGGTGCGCAAGCCCCCTTCACACCACTCAATCCAGTGGTGGAAAAATATCACCGTCAGCTGAAAGCACAGCTGGATAGCCAGGGTATTTTCAATCCCGGGCGTCTTTATGCGGCGTTTTAA
- the glcD gene encoding glycolate oxidase subunit GlcD: MNILYDERIDGELQSFEKSDILADLQQSAPSLTLLHREEDLRPFECDGLAAYRVLPMLVALPETLEQVQTLLKRCHALGVPVVTRGAGTGLSGGALPLERGVLLVMSRFKKILAIDPDARLARLQPGVRNLAISEAAAPYGLYYAPDPSSQIACSIGGNVAENAGGVHCLKYGLTVHNVMRVDIITIEGECMTLGSEALDAPGFDLLALMNGSEGMLGVVTEITVKLLPKPETAKVLMASFDDVEKAGRAVGDIIAAGIIPGGLEMMDKLAIQAAEDFVKAGYPVEAEAILLCELDGVEADVDDDCQTVRQVLEKAGATDIKLARDEAERAKFWAGRKNAFPAVGRMSPDYYCMDGTIPRRELPRVLKGIAALSQESGLPVANVFHAGDGNMHPLILFDANREGELALAEEVGGKILELCVAAGGSITGEHGVGREKINQMCSQFQADEISVFHALKAAFDPDRLLNPGKNIPTLARCAEFGAMHVHNNELPHPELPRF; the protein is encoded by the coding sequence ATGAACATTCTTTATGATGAACGTATCGATGGTGAACTGCAGTCTTTTGAAAAAAGCGATATCCTCGCAGATTTACAGCAGTCAGCGCCCTCACTGACGCTACTGCATCGCGAAGAAGACCTGCGTCCTTTCGAATGCGACGGCTTAGCCGCTTACCGCGTTCTTCCCATGCTGGTCGCCCTACCCGAGACGCTTGAGCAGGTGCAGACACTGCTGAAACGCTGTCACGCGCTGGGTGTCCCCGTGGTCACTCGCGGCGCTGGCACCGGCCTTTCCGGCGGCGCATTGCCGCTGGAGCGCGGTGTCCTGCTGGTAATGTCACGCTTCAAGAAGATCCTGGCCATCGACCCGGATGCCCGCCTTGCCCGCCTTCAGCCCGGGGTACGCAATCTGGCCATTTCCGAGGCCGCTGCGCCTTACGGGCTTTACTATGCGCCAGACCCGTCTTCCCAGATTGCCTGCTCCATTGGCGGCAACGTTGCTGAAAACGCCGGTGGTGTTCACTGCCTGAAGTATGGCCTGACCGTTCACAATGTCATGCGTGTCGATATCATTACCATCGAAGGCGAATGCATGACGCTGGGCTCCGAGGCGCTGGACGCCCCTGGTTTTGACCTGCTGGCACTGATGAATGGCTCTGAAGGTATGCTCGGTGTGGTCACCGAGATTACCGTCAAACTGCTGCCCAAGCCGGAAACCGCCAAGGTGCTGATGGCAAGCTTTGATGATGTTGAAAAAGCCGGCCGCGCTGTGGGCGATATCATTGCTGCAGGGATTATTCCCGGTGGCCTGGAAATGATGGACAAGCTGGCCATCCAGGCCGCGGAAGACTTCGTCAAGGCGGGCTACCCCGTTGAGGCCGAGGCCATTCTGCTGTGCGAGCTGGATGGCGTGGAAGCCGACGTCGACGACGATTGCCAGACCGTTCGCCAGGTGCTTGAGAAAGCCGGCGCCACCGATATCAAACTGGCCCGTGATGAAGCCGAAAGAGCCAAGTTCTGGGCGGGTCGCAAGAACGCCTTTCCGGCGGTGGGGCGCATGTCACCGGATTACTACTGCATGGACGGCACCATTCCGCGCCGCGAACTGCCCCGCGTACTCAAGGGCATTGCGGCGCTGTCCCAGGAAAGCGGCCTGCCCGTGGCCAACGTATTCCATGCCGGTGATGGCAACATGCACCCTCTGATTCTGTTTGATGCCAACCGCGAAGGCGAACTGGCGCTGGCAGAAGAGGTCGGCGGCAAGATTCTTGAACTCTGCGTGGCCGCCGGTGGCTCGATTACCGGTGAACATGGCGTTGGGCGCGAGAAGATCAACCAGATGTGCAGCCAGTTCCAGGCCGACGAGATCAGTGTCTTTCATGCCCTGAAAGCGGCCTTTGACCCTGACCGTCTGCTCAACCCTGGCAAGAACATCCCGACCCTTGCCCGCTGCGCTGAATTTGGCGCCATGCATGTACACAACAACGAGCTTCCGCATCCGGAACTGCCCCGTTTCTGA